aagctgtatggggatggggattctagtgggggtagcacacaggaggaaatTTTTCTCMgtttctagccaaatgtaaaatctTCCTGTTTTGATGAATTTAATAGAGTGAATTAGgcctgctctataccaaattagcatgtttcttgtaggatgacaatgtctgtattaatgatttctttctctctcctctctctcactccMCTCACTGCCCCTCCCCCCTCACACGTTCACAGCGctgtcctccttcccctcctcctttgCTCAGCAAACGTTCACTCACTGTGGTTGTGATGTTTCCTTTCAGGAGGTGAATCAGGGATAAGACAACATGAGTGACCGTTTTGACTGTGGCGAGTGCAAGGAGTCCCTGTACGGACGCAAATACATCCAAGTGGAGGACGTTCCCCACTGCATTCCCTGCTATGACCGCCTGTATGCCAACACATGTCAGAAGTGCAAGGAGCTCATCGCACACAATGCACGGGTAAGCATAAACTGTATgatctgtctttgtgtgtgtgggtgtaaatGTGTTTAGCATAtgttgtgtgtatgaatgtgtttaCATGTGGCAAGTGGGTGTTTTCTGTCTACAGTTGTTTGAATGTGTGCTCACTTCTGAGGTTTTACTTCTGTGTACGTAcacgagtgtgtgcgtgtgtgtatgtgtgcgtgtcctTGTCCATCTGTTCGGTTATAATGGCTTCTAAAGAGCTGGAGTTCTTGGAAAACACAACTTTCCTGCTCTTTTGGCTAGTACCAAGACATCTGAAAATcccctttgagctgctccaggctgACATTAAGGCCTTTTGGTTAGAGTCAAATGAAAACACAGGGCTGAAGGGAACACCCTTAGACGCCACGGGGCATGGGTGACCCCTGAGTTATGGACTCTCTCAGAGGGACTGGCAGTAAATAAATCTCCTGTTAGCTttggccctcctcctcctccacacaatAATAACagcactcctccctctctgtccaatTCCCTTTTACTAACACTGTGAAAACCCACCAACGTGTCAAATAAAATGGATTATTATTGTTTTCACCCCAAACATAAAGCGAGACATTAATCATGTGATGTGTGTTAACAGTGTTTGCTTGCACTACAGTTGATCTGGAATATAAGAGGTGGATTATAAAAAAATCTCTTTGTGGACACTGTTTCAATATTTACTCAAATGGTTTAGATTGAAGTTAGAGTTATTCACTAAAACCTCCTTGTTAACAGATCTAATCTAGCTCATTGTCATATAAACATAAATGATGAATGTGAACCAGAGAAGGCTGGTGGGTGGAGATGTAGAAGGACTGGCTCatcgtaatggctggaatggaaggAACGGAAAGAaaaggtatcaaacacatcaaacacatggtttccatttccactccagctattacaatgagcctCGGCCCACCAGCTACCATTAACATGAATGGTCTTTCAATCCAAATATTTCGGACTCTGACCTGTCTTGCCTGGGTCCatccctctcactcctcctctccctctccaggagcTGTTCTATGAGGACAGACATTACCATGAACACTGTTTCCGTTGTTTTCGCTGCGACCGCTCCCTGGCAGACGAGCCCTTCACCAGCCAGGAGGAGGCGCTCCTGTGCAACGACTGCTACTGCAATGAGTTCTCCTCCAAGTGTGTGGCCTGCGACAAGACCGTCATGCCAGGTACACAAACCTGATACTGTTTACCATGATTAGTAGGAGGTACTAATCGAAACTCTCAAAAACGTGCAGGGATACATGacaacataacacaacaccagtggaggctgctgagggaagcaaatggaatggcatcaaatcatgtgtttgatatatttgacaACATTCCAgtaccattaccacgagcccttcCTCCTGTGCACAACACCCTTTGACATTATTGAGCTGAGTCGAGCTGAGCTGTACTGCGCTAGGCTGGTTACACATCCATCATAGTTGCTGTGGCATAAAAGTGCATTAAAAAGACCTTACTGGTGATGCTTTGGCCTGTGGTTACTCAACTCCTGTTCTCACacctacagatgttggatcttaatttgatcacactgtTGCAAGAGAACTTTTCCGCAATGCAGGATATtagaacttgtagtgtatttgaggtttaaaaaggcttctaaagtttgtaatttagtttcctgttgtagcaaactggctcaaattaagatcctatatctgtatcaATGCCAGGTGTGTAATACCTGGGAAACCTCTGTCATGGGTATTACAGAGTAAGCAGCACTGCTTCAGTCAGTGTCACTAAAGGGAAAACGTATGGGTTCTCACATCCAGTCGTGGACGGCATCGCAtgtgtcccaaatcgcaccctattccctatgtagtgcactaccttcagggccctggtcaaaagtagtgcactacgtagggaatagtttgccatttgggacattacCATAAAAAGGCGaatgcatttttgttgttgagcagCTAGGGTGTGACACAGCTTAGATGTGACATTGCAATTGTCTGCTCGCTCGACTGAAAGTGCCTTACTGTTGAATTCTGGCCCCAGGKTCTTTGTGACTGCATGGCAGCATTACGCTATCAGCGGGTGTGGGTGTCAGATGACTGCAAATTACATAGGGTTTAATCTGGacagggtggggtggggtgttATTTCTCCACAGTTTCTGCAGAACTGAGCAGTCGTTTTGTTAGGTTTCTGTAGTGGAACGCAGTTAAACACTACACTGTGCCCTCGCCCTTTTAAAAAATTCAGGCGGTTACACGTTCCACTGGCCGACCTCCCCACGTGCGCATTTCAGGTCCCAAAGCTCGTAAAACAAGAGCAATGATTAAGAGGTCTGATGTTCATTTTCATAGGAATGGCTCGCTTTTTTATTTTGGCTACTTTTATTACCTACTTGGAGGAAGTGTGTATTTGTGGAAGACCAAACTGCACACGCTTAAAGTCAGAAGTTCCAATAACAGTCACCCATAAACCATAATTCTGAAATACCTCCAGAGCCATTCGGCCCTGACTGGATGTAACACCACACAAGCGTTCTTGATGGTAAAATCCTGTAATATTATTTATACTTTATGAGATGACTGGGAGATATATTGAGTCTGTGTACAAACAGGTTCAGTTATTACTGAATCATCCTGTTTTGGCAATAGCAGTAGTGCGAGCACTTGGAGATTATGCAATGCTGAGGTTGGACAAtctaacccagaactaaagtggCTGACATGGCACACAAACTTGGGATGACTACTCAGATGATGACTCTTGCAGACAGACTGAATTATACAAaacctgtctgtgtctctttctctttgtctctcttgctctctctctctctcttctttctctctctctcctccctatctatcccccctctccctcctccctctgtcaggCTCAAAGAAGTTGGAGTATGAGGGCTCTGCATGGCACGAGAACTGCTTTGTGTGCCATGGCTGTGAGAAGCCCATCGGTGCCCAGTCCTTCATCCCAGACAAAGACCACTACTACTGTGTACCGTGCTACGAGGGCAGGTTCGCCCCGCGGTGCAGCCACTGCAAAAAGGTGAACCAGGGTCTCCTCAAATCAACTGCAAACCTTCATTATCCTCTCCCTGTCACTGTTAGTGACATGCCCACAGTAGTTGATAGGTTCCTTGTGAAAAAGACTTGCTAGATCAAGTGGGTGAGGTTGATGGGTATGTATCCTCCGTAGGCACTGGCAACAGGGGGTGTGAGCTACAAGGATGAGACGTGGCACAAAGAGTGTTTCGTGTGCACAGGATGCAAGATCCCACTGGCCGGCCAGCCCTTCACCTCCCAGGGAGACACGCCCTACTGCGTCAAGTGCTTCAGCAGCATCTATGCACAGAAGTGTGCCTCCTGTAACTCGCCCATCACAGGTTAGTACATTCTCCATTCGACTAGATAATATGGATTGATTTGAGACACTGTTTTGTCCTTTAATGGAACCTTATATAGCCCATAGAGCTCTGttcaaaatgagtgcactatagaggtaatagagtgccatttgggatgcactcaaTGTCTTCCCCATTATGTCACTTTGTACCAACCCAGGCAAATGCCAGAGCACAGACGTACTGTAAATATACTAGTAAGGCTTGTGGCTATGTTTAGAATGCCAATGTTTCAATTAAACACAGGGACCTCTAAGACCTGGCAGATCCTCAGCAGGAGAGTCCCTCTAAGACCTGGCAGATCCTCAGCAGGAGAGTCCCTCTAAGACCTGGCAGATCCTCAGCAGGGCTATTATTGTAGCCAACCATAGAATAACCCACAGAACTTAATGTTCAGAATGTCATTTCTTTGTGTTATGTAATGTCTCTCTTACTGCCCAACTGTCAATCCAGGTGAGAGTCAAAGGTCTCTTTGCAGACGTagactatgtcccaaatggcaccctattcactttatagtgaactacttttgactagggcccatagggctatataggaaataaggtgccatttgaaacGCAACCGTATTCTATTATAGATGCTRACGAGTGTGTTTTATTTCCSTCCAGGGTTTGGCGAGGGGAAGTATATTTCTTTCCAGGATCGTCAATGGCACCAGCCCTGCTTCAAGTGCTCccgctgctctgtctctctggttgggGCTGGCTTCTTCCCCGACCGTGACCAGATCCTGTGTGGAGACTGCAACAACGACCAAGAAGACCAATGAGAATCACTGTCTTCGTCCTTCAACTGCACCTGACCAATCACAAATGTACAGTAATAGCTAACAAGTTTGTAACACAGTGGTGTCCACTTCCAGGTTTGTtaacatctacagtacagtacagagagcaTCTAAACCTCAACATATTAAAGCAAACACTACATTTTATACTACATCAccttaaatatatttatataaatatatttttaaaattaaatcAGCGTTGCATGTATTCTATGTTGTTAAACTGCCTTTACAACATAAAGCACATTGAAATGTATGTTTAAAGTCAGCAAATAACACAAGTATGATGTAACTAAAGCTTTTCCTCTTGtaatttgtaatatatttttgCACACAAATACATTAAATCCGAAAGTATCCGAAAGTATCGTACGATCTGAAAGTATCGTACATATTAATGCACCTGACCTGGGCTCTGCTGAAATATGGTGTTAGTGATGCACATATAGTGTGAACTAAATTTTTGAAGTGCCTTAACAGCTGTATTTTATTGCAGCAATATAAAAAATGATCCAAATGTTGTCAGAGCTCAGCTTGTCAATAATATTTAActtttttccccccacctttgtattattttatataaaCCAAGATTGCCTTTCTTGCCTTGTTTTTGTATGCTGTATTGTAACTATTGTGTAGTGTTACTACTCTAAAGAAATAAAGCGTAATTTATTTACTGTAATAATAACGCAACTGGATCAGAATACTGTATTTGTAAAGATGAATATATTCTATTTCTCAAATGGGCCAAAAGAAACCCTTCATAAGGCTTCCCAACTGTCTTCTGATGAGAACAGCCTTCAGACTTCTGCGTACATTACACATGACTTTCCTTACTCAACCCTGGGTGTGAACAGATTTGATCATTTTTACATTGATTGTGCCAGGGTGGTGGTGCCCAGTGGCCACTCCCTGGAATCCAGTGAGGGTTCCGGCAgaccaacacaaaacacattgtagCAGAGGTACAAACTGTCCAAAAAAGGCTGATTGAATCTTTATTCAATGTGGAATGTAGTTTTCTTCAAAATACCCAATGACTTGCTAAAGCCACTTTTTGATAATGGGCTGTAAAAAGCTTTACACGGTCTACGCAATGGATCCAACAGTTCTACGTACTGTTGTGGTCTGTAGCTCCGTTTGCGTAGACTTTGAATATACTAAGCATGGCACTATGGCAACTTCATAGCACTATGAACAAAAGCCCATGCCCTCCATATGTAGCTCACAAGACTACACAGAGAACAAAACTTAGCTGGCCTTTTAAACCAAGTTGTTTCTACAGGTAAAAACAGATATGTTGGGTCACGTGGGTCGAAAGCGAGACACAAGACTGTTCACACATTCATACAGGGTTGACAACCCCATGTGTGTAGTAAGTTCAACTGAAGTTGACAGGAAGTGAGGGGCCTAGCCTCTGAAGTCGCAAGTGCATGTGCTTGAGGAGCCACCCCTCTGGGACCAGTGTCAACACCCAGGTCAATGCAGTGTGTATGCATCAGTCAAGAATGGGGCTGATAAAGACTTACATGTGCATGATTCCTATATGCATGATTTCCAGGAACTGGAAATGACAAATAATAGTAATAGATTAAAATGTATCTCTTGTTCAAAACAgtacatgtgtgttttgtgtccatGCTTACTGACCCATGTCGAAGAGCCCACATTTTAAATACTAACTGCGACACAAGCTTGATTCTCATCACAACAAAAGCCTATCAGATGAGATCAACAATCTATCAAAAAAATCAAGGGCAATGTTGTTGTgcgtttttaaatatttttttcccatgaCTTCTCCTGGAATATGGCTGACCCTGTTTGCGGAGACTTTTAAAAGTGGCCTTGTTTGGTCCC
This genomic window from Salvelinus sp. IW2-2015 linkage group LG30, ASM291031v2, whole genome shotgun sequence contains:
- the LOC111954971 gene encoding four and a half LIM domains protein 3, with translation MSDRFDCGECKESLYGRKYIQVEDVPHCIPCYDRLYANTCQKCKELIAHNARELFYEDRHYHEHCFRCFRCDRSLADEPFTSQEEALLCNDCYCNEFSSKCVACDKTVMPGSKKLEYEGSAWHENCFVCHGCEKPIGAQSFIPDKDHYYCVPCYEGRFAPRCSHCKKALATGGVSYKDETWHKECFVCTGCKIPLAGQPFTSQGDTPYCVKCFSSIYAQKCASCNSPITGFGEGKYISFQDRQWHQPCFKCSRCSVSLVGAGFFPDRDQILCGDCNNDQEDQ